Below is a window of Enterococcus gilvus ATCC BAA-350 DNA.
ACTTGTCGTGATGAGCGCCGTTTTCAGCATCAAATTTTCTTCTTTGGTCAATTTTTTTACTTTTTTGACAGTATTTGGTTTATAGGGAATTCGTTCGCCCCGTACTAGCAATCGGTGAGAATTCACCCCATAAGGCGTACAGGTCAATAAGGTAGCATAGTCCTTGCCCTTTTCCGCCTTTAGGGTTTCCGATTCCCCTTCTATTAATATAGAAGAAAGAAAATCCCTTCTTACCAACTCATTTGTCTAAAAAAAAGCAGTCGAAGAGGGATTCTCCAACTGCTGCTTGCTTCTGTTTAATGAAGGACTCATTGATGCAACCACTCGCGGGCTTGCTGCACTTCTTCCATGCTCACTTGGTGACCGTGAGCCGTTTCTGCGACAGTAACTGCCGCCTGTCGCTCCCGAAAAGCCGCGACCAATTCTGAAAATGACGCTTCGCTAACGATCGGGTCGCGATCCCCGCCATAAGAAACCCAGATCTTCTTGTCCCCGAGATCGAATGTCTGGGTGTGTACTTCCAATGACATCGGGTGGAAGAAAATACCTTTTGCCAATGCCGTCTGACGCTCCAGTAAAAGATGTGCTGCAATATTCGCACCATTCGAATAACCAACCAAGACCCATTCGTCTAAAGGAATCCCTTTTTCTTCACTGAGCTGTTCGATGACTTCCTGCAGATTGTCCGTCTCCTTCTCGAGACTGTCAAAATCAAACTGATTCAAACCGTTCCGTTTAAAGAAACGATTCATGCCTTCTTCTTCGACTGTGCCGCGAAAGGATAAAATCGTACTATTCGCGTCTAAAACCTTTGCCAGATCCACTAAAGACGTTTCATCGCCGCCTGTTCCGTGCAGCAAAATAAATTTTTTCCCCTTTGGTTGTCCTTCTTGATAAAGATAGTCCATTTCCACGCACCTCACTTACTAATTGTAAGTTAACACGAATCACCTCATGGAGACAACTTTTTTGTTTGTAAAAGACTCGCTAGTTAGAAAAGCGCCCGCTTCCTCACGAGTGCTTTCTCCGTTGTCGAATAAGCAGCGATCCTACGAGCAAGACGGCCCCGGCGATCATCAAGTAGGGTGCCGCGACTTCGCCTGTCTTTGGTAGGAGCCGACGTAATTTTTCTTTTCCGTCAGGTGTTTCGTCTAGCGTATCTGGCAGCTTGCTTCGTTCGTTATTATAGACGCGCGGCTCCTTTTTCTCTTTGGCAGCAGCGGTGATAGTGCCATTGTCGTCTTCTTCCATCCTATAGCCGTTGACGGTGATTGGCTGGAGTTTTCCGGCCTCATCTCTCGACGTATCCGGGATGACTACCTCGATCGCTCGCGCTTCCTTCGAAACAGCATAGCCTGCTACGCCCTGCAATTCATCAAAGTAATAGGTTCCTGCGGGCAAATAATGCTGAGTCATCTCCACTAAGCCCTCCTTGTCGGAAACAAAACGGGCAATGTCCGATTCAGTGGAGGGGTTCTCAAGCACCAGCCATTTATTTTTCAGTTCCGCCGTTGGGTCCTTGTGGAGATACTCTTTCTCGCCACGATCATTGTAACGATACAAGCCGAAGACTGCACCGGCCAAAGCCACCTCCGTCGCGTCCTGCTTTTTCCCAATTTTATAAAAATACGGATTCCGCAAATAGCTCAAATTTTTCGGGTACAAGTGGATCGTCGCCATCGACTCGTGGGTGATCGGGTCCTTCAAGGGCAAGACGACCGCAAAAGGCCGCGCGCGGGAGATATCCACCGTCACTCCAGCGGCGGGATCTACCCCCGTTTCCACGATCACGTAGGCGGCGTCCTTTTTGAGCTGCTGATTGTAACTTGGAAGGGTAAACTGAGTCACGCCTTCCGCATCCGTTTTTCCTGCTGCCGCATGTTGCTTGACGATGGGTTCCATCTGTCGTTTTTTCAAGTAGGCGATCGCCTGCTGGCAGCTCATGTCATTGATACGGTCCAAGAAATCATTCTCGCCTAATTCACTTTCGATATAGAGCTGGGTCACGTCATAGACATCAAAGATCGCCCCTTCTAAAGGTGTCGTTTTTGTATAGATCGCCGCCGCATCCTCTGCTTTGTTTCCATCATTCTGATGGGGATCAAAGGCCTCCATATCCGCCTCACGCAAAGCGCGCTTATGCAAAACGATCGTGACTTCATCCTGCGGGGCTGCCAAAACTTCGACCGCCTGAACAACCGACAGCAGCACCGAAGCCAGCAAACAGAGAAGCGCGCTAAAAATCAATTTCTTCTTTTTCATTGTCGGCTGGCTCCTTTCCCATTCAAGATTTTTTACGCAGATAATAGATTCGAATGCCGATCAAAAGCAGCATGACAGTTCCGGTGGTCGCCGCAGCCAAGAGGATCTTCCGATGTTCCTTCGAGCTTTTGACGGGCTTGATCGCGTTCTTTTCCTCGGGCACATAGGTTGTGCGCACACCCCGCACCAGTAAACGATGGGAGTTCACTCCATAGGGTGTACACGTCAAAAGTGTCACGTGGTCTTCCCCGGGGATCATTTTCAGCGCCTCGGTCTGTTCCGGTAAAACAACTTGGATCTGATCGACTTGATAGGCCAGCGTCCGATTCAACACGGTGAGAAAGAACAGATCCCCCTTCTTCACCTCCGTCAAATCCGTCAACATCTTGCCAGCAGTCACCCCAGTGTGTCCCGTCAATACCGCGTGGGTATTCCCTCCGCCCACCGGCAGCGAGGACCCCTCCAAATGGCCGATCCCCTTTCGCAGGGTCGATGATTTCGTTCCGTGATAGATCGGCATTTTCACACGAATCTTTGGTACCTCCAGCGTTCCCATCATGTCCTCGATCTTCAATAAATCATAGTAGTTGGACTGCATCGCATAGCCCGATCCCTTTACAAAAGGATCACGCACAGGATTTCCTGCCAATGAGTCGTTAAACGCGACCGCCTTCTCCCATTCCTTGTCCAAGGTCGCCTGATCGAGCTTTGCCACGTTTTTTTCATAGTTGTCCATCACGTAACTGCTGTTTTTATCCGAAAGATACTTACTAACGACGGGGTACCCCAAAACGCCAGCGCCTGCTAAAAGAAGACAAACAGCGACCATTATTCGTTTCATTCCACCCGTCCTTCCAACAGTTTTTTTATGTACAGCAGCGAAGAATAGCCTTCGCTGCTCGGTTTTTATGAATGGCGTTTCTTAGGTAAAACAAGCATGATTGCCAGCCCAATCAATACGATCCCGGCAACTACCAACGCGATCACGCCCATGCCCCCTGTTTCAGGAAGCTTAAAGCCATTTGAGTTGATCACATCTTTTTCTAAAACGTATTTCGCATTCTTTTCTGCTTCATCCGTATCAAATTTCACGTTGAACGGATCACCCAACAGGTTGTAGCCATCTGGTGCTTTCGTTTCCACCAGCCAGTAGTCGATCGGCACCTTCAACCCGACAAAGCGGGCTTTTCCATCAGCTATATCTGTTTCCACTTCGTAATCAACGAATCCTGTAAGGTCCGGTTTGTCATAAGTACCATCTCCATTTTTGTTTGGATATGCTACTTCGATCACGTTTCCACCAGCATCTTTTTTCACTTTGATGAATCGTTCCGCTCTGGCGTTTGCCTCGGTATTACTGATTTTGAATTTAGCTGTGTCTGTCTTGATCGCATTTCCGTCTTTGTCTACTTTTTCTAGCTCGATTTGACCGACAGGCGTTTCTGTTTCGTTAGTGTCTTTGTCTTTTTCATCGTTATTTTCGTTCGTGTATTCTAATTTCCCCTTATTGGGAATGACGTTGCCATGATCATCTGTTACTGGATTGAAGACCGCTTTTTCATTGATCTTCGCTTGGAATTTGACGATGACCTTTTTGTAGTCGGTGACAGCTAGGTGCTTCCTACCTTTTTCTGTAAAGACGACTTTGAAGCCGCGTGTCGGATCACCTGAATCGATTGGTTCGATCGTGTAATATTCATCTGGAGAGCCAGGATTAATAAGTTCTGTTTCCACTAAAGGCGTCCCTTTCGCTCCGTAAACTTTCACGCTGCCTGGTACTAGATCCAACGCTTCATCTAATGTATCTGAAATATTGAACTTGATGTATTCGTCGATTTTTTCGGGTACTGTTGCGGTGATCTTAAAATCTAAGATATCACCGATACTCACATCGTTGGTCTGTTCGACTTCCTTAACGGCTTCGATAGCTTCGTTTTTAGGAAAAACGTGAACGTCATCGTTCCAGCCTGTGATGTGGCCTGAACTATTTTTGATCGACATTGGGACAGCCACCACAAAGTTCGGTGTCTTCACTTCGATTTTCACTTCTTCACCAGTAGGATTTTTAGCTCCTGAAATATCTGATTCAACGACTAGGTATTGCCCTTTGTCTAAGTCTTCCCATTTGGCTGTGCCATCTACAGCGGTAGTTTTTTCAATCCCGGTACCAACGGCGTAAACATAGGATTCCGACCCCTTCTTAGCCGTTACTTCCATATCATCTTCATTTAAAACATACGTCCAGCCCTCTCCGCCAGGAATGACTTTTGGCGCATTCGGAGTCGGTTCAGCAGGAGCGCCCACTTTATAGACCGTAAATTTAACACCCTGCAATTTAATGGCTGAGTCAGGTACAGTGTTCGCATCACTGGCATCCCCGGTTCCTGCCGGTCCTGCGGCATCGTCAGTCAGTAAATATTTATGGATCGTCAAATCCCCTTGCGCGGGAGCGATGGGGGCGTCAGGTGCCGCGAATGCATTGAAGCCTCCCAATACTATTGATGAAACCATTAATACAGCGGCTATTAATTTCGTTAATTTCTTCATTTTTCTCATCTTCTTTCTTTCAGTGATTTTATTTTTTCAATTTGTCTGAGACAAACCTGATTCCTTCTGTAAGCTGACGCTTGTAAATCTCCAAAAATACAAGTGCTGATAACCCAAGTAATACGATCCCTATACTCACCACAGTATGAAGGCCGATCCCTCCTGCTTTTGGCATAATGGTCTCTCTGTAGTTTGGCAAATACAGCTCCTCGTCTCTTTTGTAAAAGGCTGGCGGCGGTGGATCGGTACTTCCTCGAATCGTTACTTTCCCTTGATCGTTGACCGTAAGAATCCAATAGCCCTGCGGCAAGTGGTACCCGTCGACCGTTTTGGTCTCAACCAACAGGTAGCTGCCTTCGATCAGCGCCTTGAAGGAAACCCTTCCTAAATCGCCGATGTCCAAACTGCTGACCGCTTCACGGTACGGCTCCTCCGATAGATCCCACCGCGTATCCGCAACATTCGGATCTTCGCTCCCAGTTGTATTTCTTTCTTTATATAAAGCAAACGCCACATTTCCTAACGGCTGCTGCCGCTCGTTTTCTTTAATGAAGGAAAAATCATACGTTGGGACTTTTTGGTTCTTAAGGTACGCCTCGCCATTCAATCGCTCATGATAGATGGTGCTATCCGCCCCAGTAATCAGTTCCCCGTTCTCAAAATATTCGATACTCGTTACCTTGTTGACCTTCGCGACCGGGTCCCAGACCAGCTTCACGACCCAGTGCCCATCGTGAGTCACATAATCATGCATTCCTTTGACTTCACGGACACCAACGATCTGCTCCTTGACTACCTCCGTCCGTCCAACCTTCGTCTCCAACGAATCATCCTCCGTGAAGAGACGCCCCGAACCCGAACTGTCGAAAGAATCCGCTAAGGTGTTTCCTGAGATTTTTTTCCAAGAACCCGTGCCAAGTTCAGCCGTTTCATACCCGCTGGACCCTTGGTATAAAAAGGTTTCAAATTTGAAACTGTCTGCTGAATGCTGCGTGATCGGATTCAGATCTCCATCTACTTTAAAAATCGGGATCTTCGTCAATTTCTTGTTTTTCAGATAGATTCCCTCAGGGCGAACATCAGATCCGGCAGCATTTTCGTAAAAGGAATCCAACCACTGAGCAGGTCTTGAATCGACATAGCCAGAAAAACCAGACTGCAGATTTCCAGACGGACTCACTAACCAATGACTCGTACGATTGGTACTAAAGGAATGATTGTTCGGCAATTGATACCCGTCATAGGTTTTTCTTTCAATAAAACTGTATACTTTATCCGGTGCCAGATTTATTGGCGTACCACCTGCATCAACCAATTTCCCCTCCGCATTTGTCGTGTAAGGTGAGCCAGTCAGCTTGTTCCAATTATTTTTGTAACCAGTTGCTAATGGATTGTTATGGTCTTTTTTTGCATCCGTTACCTTATCCGGACGATCAGCTTCTGGTCCAATGTACTCATATACGTCGAATTCAACTGATTTTTCATCGTCTGAAGGCATCGGATCATTGTTTTCATCTACTTTATAAATAGTGGGTTCAACATCAAACCGGTTCGGGATCGCCCAATAATCAACGGCGGTGCCTTCCGGTCGGTATTTCACCCGACCTGTTTTTTTGGTCCCATACCCTTCTACCCAGTCAAAACCGCTTGGATTTTTGATCTGAACGACCCAATAGTTCTCCTCAACAGGAGGTACTTGGTAATCTGGATGGGTATTTTCAACCTCGACCAACGCCAGTTGCGCCCCAAAAACGGTACTAAAAACCAATCGCTCATCCCGTATCCGTCCGAGCTCATCGGTAGTCAATTCCAGATCAGGCAACGGGTCATTGACTGTCGTTGACTTAAGTGAATTATCCGAATTTACTACGACACGCCGCCAATAATCAGCCGCGATATTTTCTGGTGTAGGCGGATGCGTCGCGCGATCTGTACCTGATTTATACATGAAACGATACACCTTGAATGTCACATGGGCACTCTCTGTCCTTCGCAGCGGCTGACCATCCATTCCTAATTTATAAAGCGTAAACGGAACATCTTTATCCTTTGTATAGTAAAGCTTCAACACCAGTTCTGGCTCTCCTGCAGCGGTGTCCGTTACGTTGCCATTCGGTTTTCCGTGCTGTGCGGTGAAGTTGGCATTATAATAATGCGTCACTTGCAAATGGTCCAACGGCTGTCCGTAAACTTTATCTCCGACCAGTCCTGGTTTTTCCTCTGTAACGATGCGCTCAAAATGACTGATATTTGACCCGTCGAAGCCTTCTTTTTGTACCCAATGCTCGACTTTATAGGTGACTTCCTTGTGGCAGTTCCAGACGACCACGGTAGCGCCTTGACTCGTCGATGAGGCAAGTGTGAATTCGTCGGACACGATCGCTTGGGCCTGGTTGTTCCAGTTTGGCGAGTCTCGCTCACTGAATCCGGCAGGTGCCTTGGTTTCAACAAAACGGAAGGTGTCCTTCAATGTGTTCCCAGAGACACCTAAAATTTCAGCAACATCGATCTTGATGATGCCGGGAAGGAGCTTGTCCCCTTCCTCGTCTCTATACGTATAATCCGCAGTCGTGAATTTCTTTACGGGATTTCCAACATCTTCCCACGCTGTCCCGACTTTTTTCTGCAGCTTGAACTCGGCACCGTTGATCCCGATGTAATCCCCGTTCTCTGCGAACAAATCTGCGTCTAATTTTTGCAGCATCACTTCTGTTTTCGACAATTGAATATGCGCATTCGGGTTTTTCAACGTCGCTTTTGATGGATTGGATTTCGGCATTCGTTCCGGTGTCGTTCGATTGAGCGTCAACGCACTGTGGGTGTAAATATCCGCGTTGTTGCTGACTTCTCCCGCTGTTTCCGGCGGATAACGCACATTCAAGGTAATGTTGTAGGCAGCGATCGAGCCGCCGATCGCATTGCTCTCCCCATAGGTTAATGTGAAATAGCGCTCCAACAAGTCTCGTTCGTTTTCAGTATAGCCGCTTCGCTGATCACCGATCGTCGCCGAGGCCGCCTCTACCGCAAATTGCGGAATCTGGTGCGTTGCCCCATCCTTATCTGTAAAGTTTTTCCCTGAATATTCCTGATCGGTCTGATCCTGCAGCCGTTCCTGCTGATTGCCGGTACGCTTCATGTTTCCAAAATGCAGCATCACTGTTTTCCGACCCGCACCGTCTTGATAGATCCCATATTGATAGGGCTGAGACTGCACACGGTCCTTAAAGTCCGACTTGCTTTCTCCCGCCTTTTGCTTCAGCAGTGTAAATCCCGTTTCTGCTTTTGGCCGCAGTGTCCCCGTATCTCCAGCATTTCGGTAAACAGGTCCTTTGCCATAATCGGCCAGCACATAGGATTGATACGCGATCGTACTTGATGGGATTCCACCCGTTTGCGCCTCCAAGTCTGACGCCGACAAGCCCATCGGCAAGTTGATCAGTCCGCCGATCGTCAGCTCGGTAACTTCTGCTCCCGCTGGCAATTCGTCTTCGATATATCCACCATAGCTCGCTTCGTTGCCTTGGCTGCTGATGTCTGGTGACCAAATGTCGGTATAATTTTTTCCCCATTCGTGCCAATTTTCTGGTTTCCGTAAGGGATTGTCGCGATAGAAGCCTTGGTATGGATTGTCTTTTCCTCCATTGACTTTGTAATCGACCTCATCTCCTGAAAGCTCGATATTTGCCGCTTCATTAAAGCGAATCCCCCATTTTACCGAGTTTTTAGATGTGGACGTATTGTACTTAAACGAGAACCCGTTAGACGCGTTCAAATCAGTGACGTCAAATTTGATGGCTTTTGTGATTGGATCATCGTTGTCGTCTTTTCCGAAGGTCACGGGAAACACGCCGGCCGTTTTCACAAAATTTGAGAGCATGCCTGGGAAATCCAGTTCTAACTCAAGGGGTGTCAGCGATGTTTCCATCGCTTCAAATTGAATCTCTTGGGTGTGGGTACCCGTCTTTTGCTGGATACGGTACCGGTAAAAGACCGTTTCCTGATCATCTGTAACCTCTATCCAGTCCGTACTTTGCATGTACCAATGATCATTTTCCTTAGACGCCCCGCCTATTTGAGGAATGTCGAGGGCGAACGTATCTCCCTTGATCATTTGATCAAGTTGGACTTTGAATGAAAAGTCATGGGCTTGATTGGATACTGCCGCGACAGTTTCGGAGACTTCTTCTCCTTTCGCGTTGCTGATCCGCCACTCAAGCACCTCGATTTGATTGGAGAGATTCGTTCTTGCTTGGCGTGCAGCCGCTTTGGCCGGTTCACGGGATTCTGTCTCGCTAGTTGATGGAGTCGTTTGTGTTTCTTCTGATTCATCCGCCGTTTCTTCTACGAGTGTTTCATCCTTACCCCTGTTGGAATCCTCTGCTTCAGGAAGCAGCCGATCCGCGGATGTCTCTAACGTATCGTCGGATTTCTGCAACAAATCCATCGTCGTTTCCGTAGTGGATTCTGGGATTGTTTCAGCAAATACAGGGATCAATTGGGAGACAATGACAGATAAAAGCAGCATAAGCACAGCAAAAAAACAGCTTATCTTTTTCATCTGTATTCCTCCTTTCGTTTAATGGACACCTTTTTGTGAAAAAATGAGCTAGGTAAATGATTCAAAAAGTTCAATGTAAGAACAAAATCCTTACTTTCCTTTTAATTTCTCCAATGAATACTAAGATAAGCAATTAAAATAACGTTGTTTACTTTTTGCATAAAAAAGAGAACCTATTTACTAAGGAAATCTTGATTCAAGAAATACAAACTTAATAGATTTATTTATTTACTTGTACATAACCGATGAATTTCTATTTATATTTCCAATAGCCTCTCGGGATAATCACAGTTTTATTTTTAATATAAATTTATTTGAGTTACTTTTTAATTATTATAATATACAAACTATGCTAATTCAAATCTTTTATTAATATTAACGAAATAGAATAAACAAAAAAGAAACCACATGTTCCTTATAAGTCTCTTTTTTATAGAAAATCAGGTAGACCTCACGTATTAAAATAACTATACATGTAATGAGATAAAACTATTTTTTTATTTTAAACAGTATTTATGATAAAACAGAGAGAAAAAAGAGAGGATTAACGATCAATCTTACTTATTGTTAAATAACAATTCTTTCTATATCCTAATTTTTTTAATTTTATTAATTGTTTTCTCAATTAGTTGACGCCTTTCTTCTTGATTTTTTCAATTTTAATAGCAAAAAGAATGTATTTAAAGAAATACAACAAAAAAACGATCAGGGAAAATCCCTAACCGTTTGTTTTTTTAAGCCAGTCGCTCTTTAAATTTTATACATAAGAAATACCCGATCCCGCAGCCGACAGCGTTCGAAAAAATATCCCAAATATCGAAGGTCCCGATATAGAATACATATTGGATCGTCTCGATTCCGATGATCGTCGTCAATGCAATGACCGCCGCCTCCACTTTGCTGGCGCGAAGGCCATACAAGCAGCCCAACGGAATAAAATACCCGATGTTCAGCAACAGCTCGATGATCTGCTGCCCATTATTCAAATACAATTCAAAAGGATTCAAATTAAACGAATGATAGGCTCGTGCTTTCGTAAAAAGCATGATGAACAACAGTAAAAAATAGCAGCTATAAAAAAGATACAGGTAGATACTCCATAGCTTTCGCTGCTCCCATTGCCAATAAAAGAGCCACAAACTCAAAAAAATAAAGAGCCACAGTGCCTCATCCGTGTATTCAAAGCGCTGCGCCATTCGGGCCAAACGAGGATAATTCTGCAACGTCGGCATGACCAAGGTATAAACCATCCCGTAGCTCAGCAGCAGAGAAACCACGCCTGCAATGATCTTCTTCACCTGATCCCCTCCTATCCTATAACAAATAAGTATAGCGAAACCTCGCAGCGGCTTCATTAAAAAGGACGTATCCCAAGAAAAGCTTAAAGAAACGCTGCCTCGCTTCACTCGTTTTCTTCGATTTGTTTTATCGCGAACCTTCTATTATATAAGAATCCGCTTTCCATTTCAAATCGCAAAATGACTTCCCCTCCCCCCAATTTGACCGGTTTTTGCCCAAAATAGCCGTTTTTCACCCCAAAACAGGTCATTTTGAGGGTCCTGCGGTCATTTTGCGATTTGCCAAATTTTTCTCGCTCCTTTACCTTTTAAGCAACGGCCGGAACAATTCTTAAAAAGAAAGGGAGCGATACACATGAGGATGCAAGATCTATCCCTCAACCACTATCAGCTTTTCCATTTAAAAGTAGCCACCTTAGAAAACCGCATCATCTGGTATTACCAATTAACACAAAACAGCACCACAACGATCAAATATATCTTAGCCCTGCGCGTTCGGTATCAGCTTGGCGCAAAAGAATTCGCCTACGTATTGAAAGACCTTGTCCGTTACCTTTTTATGAACACCAAAGCGACCCGCACCATGAAACGCTTTTTCTACTATTTCCAAGACTATTTCCTGGCGCCCGAGTGGCGGGCATTACGCGTCCGCGTCTTCTCCGTTACCACATACATTGAAAAAGCCCAGACCTTTTTCCACTCTCTACTGTCACACATACGCCCCGAAGAAACCAATGAACCTTGAAATGGAAGAAAAATAAAAGGAAAGGATGTGCCTAACAATGACTGAAACGACCCATTTAGTGACGACCTTCAAAGATGGTGCTGGCCGCACACACGACTGGACCTACAAAGAAGTCGACACCAGCCTAACTCCGCAAGAAATGAAAGACGCTTGCCAACTACTGACCAGCCTTGATCTTTTTGAAAAAGATGGCATAAAGCTGTTTGATTCTATCGTTGTAGGAATTTTGGTGACGATCAAAGAAACCCCGATTTTCGATAGAGAGACCGATCCAGACGAAGATTCTCCTCTGGAAAAAGAAACAGAACTGCCGCAGAAAATTCTCGAAGCCGCATCAGAAAAAAGCCCCACACCTTCAATAAGACCGAAAGAACGGCCATCCCTGCCAACGGTTGCTTTGGCCTCATCTATAAAGAGCCGATCCTTACAGAAGGATTCGGAAAAGCCAAATACTTCCAAACAGGCGGCAGCAAAACCAATCAAGAAAACGAACCCGCGAAGAAGAAGCTTGGCGCGTCTATTCCATCGTTCACAAAATAAAAACGACCCGAAGCCCTCTGCAGAAGAGCCGGATGGCTGATCCCATAGGCACAAAAAGCTGCCTGCGATCATGACCCTCGCAGGCAGAAAAATCCGATTGATTCAATTGACTCACTCAATACGCGCCGCTTGAGGTAAGCATGACTTTAAGCGTCTTGACGATCAGCAAAAGATCGGCGCGCGTCGTGCGTGTCTTGATATAGTGAACATCCAATTCTACCATTTCCTCAAAATGGATGTCGCTGCGTCCAGAGACTTGCCACGCTCCCGAACAACCCGGCTTCACTAGCAGTCGCTGTTTGTCATACTGACTGTATTCCGCAACCTCTCTTTGCAGCGGCGGTCTTGGACCGATCAGACTCATTTCCCCCTTGATCACATTGATCAATTGAGGCAGTTCGTCTAAGCTGGTCCGTCGAATAAATTTGCCAAAGGGCGTGACTCTAGGGTCTTCCTTGATCTTGAACATCGCTCCTTTGACCTCATTTTTGATCAAAAGATCCGTTAATTGCTCTTCCGCGTTGACACACATCGAACGGAATTTATACATCCTGAAGGGTCTGCCATTCCTACCGATACGCTCCTGTGCGAAAATCACAGATGCGCGCGGTTCTTCTTTATGTATGCGATATGCGACCCAGATCATCACTGGAGAAATCAAAACAAGCCCGAAGCAACTCAAAAAAAGATCCATTGCTCGTTTTACGAAAGCATATCCTTTTTGGCGTTTGAGCTTCTTCTTATCGATCCAAGTCCGCTCTAAAAACGCCGGATCGTCATAAGCTTC
It encodes the following:
- a CDS encoding SpaH/EbpB family LPXTG-anchored major pilin — translated: MKKLTKLIAAVLMVSSIVLGGFNAFAAPDAPIAPAQGDLTIHKYLLTDDAAGPAGTGDASDANTVPDSAIKLQGVKFTVYKVGAPAEPTPNAPKVIPGGEGWTYVLNEDDMEVTAKKGSESYVYAVGTGIEKTTAVDGTAKWEDLDKGQYLVVESDISGAKNPTGEEVKIEVKTPNFVVAVPMSIKNSSGHITGWNDDVHVFPKNEAIEAVKEVEQTNDVSIGDILDFKITATVPEKIDEYIKFNISDTLDEALDLVPGSVKVYGAKGTPLVETELINPGSPDEYYTIEPIDSGDPTRGFKVVFTEKGRKHLAVTDYKKVIVKFQAKINEKAVFNPVTDDHGNVIPNKGKLEYTNENNDEKDKDTNETETPVGQIELEKVDKDGNAIKTDTAKFKISNTEANARAERFIKVKKDAGGNVIEVAYPNKNGDGTYDKPDLTGFVDYEVETDIADGKARFVGLKVPIDYWLVETKAPDGYNLLGDPFNVKFDTDEAEKNAKYVLEKDVINSNGFKLPETGGMGVIALVVAGIVLIGLAIMLVLPKKRHS
- a CDS encoding prealbumin-like fold domain-containing protein produces the protein MKKISCFFAVLMLLLSVIVSQLIPVFAETIPESTTETTMDLLQKSDDTLETSADRLLPEAEDSNRGKDETLVEETADESEETQTTPSTSETESREPAKAAARQARTNLSNQIEVLEWRISNAKGEEVSETVAAVSNQAHDFSFKVQLDQMIKGDTFALDIPQIGGASKENDHWYMQSTDWIEVTDDQETVFYRYRIQQKTGTHTQEIQFEAMETSLTPLELELDFPGMLSNFVKTAGVFPVTFGKDDNDDPITKAIKFDVTDLNASNGFSFKYNTSTSKNSVKWGIRFNEAANIELSGDEVDYKVNGGKDNPYQGFYRDNPLRKPENWHEWGKNYTDIWSPDISSQGNEASYGGYIEDELPAGAEVTELTIGGLINLPMGLSASDLEAQTGGIPSSTIAYQSYVLADYGKGPVYRNAGDTGTLRPKAETGFTLLKQKAGESKSDFKDRVQSQPYQYGIYQDGAGRKTVMLHFGNMKRTGNQQERLQDQTDQEYSGKNFTDKDGATHQIPQFAVEAASATIGDQRSGYTENERDLLERYFTLTYGESNAIGGSIAAYNITLNVRYPPETAGEVSNNADIYTHSALTLNRTTPERMPKSNPSKATLKNPNAHIQLSKTEVMLQKLDADLFAENGDYIGINGAEFKLQKKVGTAWEDVGNPVKKFTTADYTYRDEEGDKLLPGIIKIDVAEILGVSGNTLKDTFRFVETKAPAGFSERDSPNWNNQAQAIVSDEFTLASSTSQGATVVVWNCHKEVTYKVEHWVQKEGFDGSNISHFERIVTEEKPGLVGDKVYGQPLDHLQVTHYYNANFTAQHGKPNGNVTDTAAGEPELVLKLYYTKDKDVPFTLYKLGMDGQPLRRTESAHVTFKVYRFMYKSGTDRATHPPTPENIAADYWRRVVVNSDNSLKSTTVNDPLPDLELTTDELGRIRDERLVFSTVFGAQLALVEVENTHPDYQVPPVEENYWVVQIKNPSGFDWVEGYGTKKTGRVKYRPEGTAVDYWAIPNRFDVEPTIYKVDENNDPMPSDDEKSVEFDVYEYIGPEADRPDKVTDAKKDHNNPLATGYKNNWNKLTGSPYTTNAEGKLVDAGGTPINLAPDKVYSFIERKTYDGYQLPNNHSFSTNRTSHWLVSPSGNLQSGFSGYVDSRPAQWLDSFYENAAGSDVRPEGIYLKNKKLTKIPIFKVDGDLNPITQHSADSFKFETFLYQGSSGYETAELGTGSWKKISGNTLADSFDSSGSGRLFTEDDSLETKVGRTEVVKEQIVGVREVKGMHDYVTHDGHWVVKLVWDPVAKVNKVTSIEYFENGELITGADSTIYHERLNGEAYLKNQKVPTYDFSFIKENERQQPLGNVAFALYKERNTTGSEDPNVADTRWDLSEEPYREAVSSLDIGDLGRVSFKALIEGSYLLVETKTVDGYHLPQGYWILTVNDQGKVTIRGSTDPPPPAFYKRDEELYLPNYRETIMPKAGGIGLHTVVSIGIVLLGLSALVFLEIYKRQLTEGIRFVSDKLKK
- a CDS encoding class C sortase; translated protein: MKRIMVAVCLLLAGAGVLGYPVVSKYLSDKNSSYVMDNYEKNVAKLDQATLDKEWEKAVAFNDSLAGNPVRDPFVKGSGYAMQSNYYDLLKIEDMMGTLEVPKIRVKMPIYHGTKSSTLRKGIGHLEGSSLPVGGGNTHAVLTGHTGVTAGKMLTDLTEVKKGDLFFLTVLNRTLAYQVDQIQVVLPEQTEALKMIPGEDHVTLLTCTPYGVNSHRLLVRGVRTTYVPEEKNAIKPVKSSKEHRKILLAAATTGTVMLLLIGIRIYYLRKKS
- a CDS encoding pilin N-terminal domain-containing protein — protein: MKKKKLIFSALLCLLASVLLSVVQAVEVLAAPQDEVTIVLHKRALREADMEAFDPHQNDGNKAEDAAAIYTKTTPLEGAIFDVYDVTQLYIESELGENDFLDRINDMSCQQAIAYLKKRQMEPIVKQHAAAGKTDAEGVTQFTLPSYNQQLKKDAAYVIVETGVDPAAGVTVDISRARPFAVVLPLKDPITHESMATIHLYPKNLSYLRNPYFYKIGKKQDATEVALAGAVFGLYRYNDRGEKEYLHKDPTAELKNKWLVLENPSTESDIARFVSDKEGLVEMTQHYLPAGTYYFDELQGVAGYAVSKEARAIEVVIPDTSRDEAGKLQPITVNGYRMEEDDNGTITAAAKEKKEPRVYNNERSKLPDTLDETPDGKEKLRRLLPKTGEVAAPYLMIAGAVLLVGSLLIRQRRKHS
- a CDS encoding alpha/beta hydrolase: MDYLYQEGQPKGKKFILLHGTGGDETSLVDLAKVLDANSTILSFRGTVEEEGMNRFFKRNGLNQFDFDSLEKETDNLQEVIEQLSEEKGIPLDEWVLVGYSNGANIAAHLLLERQTALAKGIFFHPMSLEVHTQTFDLGDKKIWVSYGGDRDPIVSEASFSELVAAFRERQAAVTVAETAHGHQVSMEEVQQAREWLHQ